caggcaggggcgccgtaaagcggtgaaagattaggaagattctaagggcccacagctgtcaggggcccaaaaacgtTTCAAAGTCGAAtaaaaaaatatgaagtttaaaaatcattagtactttactttgcagtatttttttctcatttaagacattaaacaaacaatcttttagtctttatgaaatgtatatgtAGCCCAGTGTTTTACCAAGTTATGGTGAATTCCTACACTCTTCTGTCATTTAATGCACCTTGCCTAAGTCATGTGACGTTGATCACATGATCAAAGGCCTGCACTGGCTTCCTCCCTGCAGACATGTGGGGGAAAGCCAAGTGACAGAGCTGTTGCAGGTCAGTACACCAAAAACCAAAGCTTTTCTTATCTCAAATGCATTTGTTTGACATTCACTAAGATATTACTTGACTCAGACACCGACAACTGTGAGCTGGAGCCTTGTAGGGTCATCATACACCATACAGAAGCTGGAAttggtgagttttaagatgagtgtgtttgtttgtgtcatATTAGCAACTAGCATGCTAGTGGGTTGCATGCTGGTAGCAAATGCAATACCATGTATGATGAATGCTGTTTCAAacaattgtaacgtgaggaaatatgggttttctgtcacaaaggtggtgttggactcagctgggtcaagagctgggtcgctgagaactttcacccacagattgagacctttgcagacatgaagtctgcaagagtctgctggaaaccataacatctgccacctgcagcttcgtgccagaagatgttgttcccacagaagatgttgttcccatggaagtagtcataacataacaagtcttaaacttcctttcttgattttaatgttaaagaataatcattatcattttgctcattataaatgtgttttaatcaaatgaatgattcatATGCTTtgagtaattataatggattaatgaatccatacttaatacttaataatgtttgaggatgtttgttaacgaccttcacgcacacacacactcaaacacacccacacacagattctcacagtaaactccaaaacacatttgctgacacacacgttttgctttgagaagagaaaggcttttggtaagtttcagttttaGGATTCAGTTTGGGTTGGACaatgaaagagagaggacctgaagaaatcaaaggggggacagagccgatcggctcatttctcccccccccccccccccccacgctgttcctgtcagccagacagaatagctgaatcgcaacttctaacgcagactcataccgagtcttttgatttctgagtgaactaaacttaacaaaacACATCTGTAAACGTTTTTCCATCGACGTGTAccgcgggcatctctggaccgggccgcggacacctccgtctcctctgccagccgctggtgtcacctggatgaacatcaccatcctctggcgtcccggatctaaaagagggtccgactttcggtgaggcagaacacggtagttagcgtttgatgcagtttttcaataagacctaagtttatccaaaccatcacttcactcagacacctgttcttcctgaagcaaaatcaaatGCACACCCACATgccttcatctcacctcatgttcaatcttcacacattcaccacaaggtctatttgagcaagaacagcatgtcaactgttaaagattgtcccacaaagttgccaatgttgattgttatttcataAGAGCATAAACCATAGTCCTACATAATTGGCAGAGCCTAATTTAGGTTCACAACATATTGGCGAGCttatccagacttctatatctgcgatatatccATTTATTCCATCTAACGGATGGATATTAAATTCTTCAGATTaacctaatgattttgaaattgtcaaacaggaaataacaatctctctctctctctctctctctctctctctctctctctctctctctctctctctctctctctctctctctctctctctctctctctctctctctctctctctctctctctctctctctctctctctctctctctctctctctctctctctctctctctctctctctctctctctctctctctctctctctctctctcacacacacacacacacacacacacacacacacagggagagagagaggaaaagagctgaggaaatggaggaaaaactacagctgagccgaggcgtgcctcgactggggcgcatcTGATCCGaactgagcagcggccgaatctcgtgagcgattcgcttctcggcgcttccgcagccggtgtgtccccggcgtaaacgccggctttcagccactccccctgcggcttccgtctgctctcgtctgttttccaggcgaggcgcagctcaactcgaacacggccattctctgcgcctcccgtcttctttaaaccgccaagaatcgttccacctacgcacacgcttctctgcttcataccgtgtcgaactgtctcgcttctcctcaccagttttaaagcgttttgccggagatttcatcaagaaatcccatccctgtggcggcgccatcttcctgcgtgcttgtgtgtttctagcgtggttccacttcgtctttaatagtgaacttatagttcacgtgactagaactagaatcgtgcagtacgtgcacgaatcgtacaagtgcagtacatggctagaggcgcgcaggttcacgcgcgcgaaacgaaaacggcagcttcctacagggcggggccatgatgtaggtgaaaggcggtgtataaatgacaaataaggcttgggcgccacccgggcggtaagtcgtcatgtATTTactgcccgacgagaaaatttagcgccattggcgctcgggcgctttaacggtccacccctgcaaggcattacaaccaaacaaggcgctgtacactaaaaatgttagttaattaaaccggcattatacaaacatgtcgagcaCAGAtagaagataaaaaggaaatacaacaaaattcccaaaactaacagctaaaaatcaataagacacagggagaggaaaaaattagaaaaacattttaaaaaagaacctcaatagtacggaagttgatattgtgaagtccatttttaaacagtacagatgtaagtgaggttcataattatgttgtataagctaggttgaagtagtgagttttcaagcgtgatttaaaaatgctagctgttggagctagcctcactagcagtggtaatgcgttccacagcttcggtgcacagacagagaaagccctttctccacggctttttaaacgtgcattcggaacaagcccccacaatgccgctctaaaaatggtcccatcccggaagtaagaaaaattgcagttccaccctcatccgctgggggctggtaccagaagcgagcaaatcctcattgacccccatgttaaaaatgccattttcacagcagaaataaacatgtttacagcctggttcaaaaaatggttttttgtctaaattatctagtttatactcatgacaactctgaggggggtgaatttttttctcactcttctgtttaagtgtattgaaagcctaaaattctgtataattaatgagcatccgacacacgtgaccgccgcctcagacccacgtgaccacatagctagctccgtggaaaggcctcagtacagcctcggtctctcctggaaactgtgtcgggattttgagtctctgtgcttgtgaattctgttttggatattatttgtgcaattgttggacaaaatgacttgctgtggtattaattgcactaatagagcgtccaaggagtctccacttcatttttttcggtaagttaaaatctatatttgtattttatgtcactgctgcctagctgagtttaccgaagtagctagctaactatcattttaacgtgtagcatgtactgtttaaccatgaaatttaaatgtaaaatacggtaaaataattaatagggcatatttcgatgggtaaaacccagtgcatttaagataaaaataggTTGAAAGATGACGCAGCGCGCCGCTTGGAGGGACAcctgtgctccattctttcatccggtaatccccgaccgatccggcgcctacttgctgcgcctagctgctgcgcggtctgaccgctcgtggagtttttcatgtctgactttaaccgcatctaatactgtattacggcgtgagcgcaacagcgacaacttaatatcgatgtgtaagcagcctgagtggtagggtgttttcatctgaacccttaaaacctccaacaggctacgctgcactattgacgtgttcgcgcgcggcgctaacaacttagcaacgtgacatgtctctgagaaagcgtaaaacacggacgcttcttctgaagcggaaaataacacttcttcttaagcagagcaggatgtcgcctcggctcgttcacggccgagccggactgagctcgataacattgaccaagcacagccactgggccgttgtagctgccaccaggcctgctgaaggaactccagcgggtttcatcagactcgtaaagtttcttgtttttgctggggatttctgtattttaccgctccctcctgcagtcttcccctattaaaatttaaaatgtgtaactttatgtattgtgatgaatgactaatattcatgtaaaactaaaacgttaggcatttagggggaaaaaactaaataataaacattatacagatgtcaaataaatcaaactgtaattaaactatatattttcaaagtcatatagacagcatgatggtttgtgtgatccgcgcggtttcacttacacccctttaatgatcaggctgttttttattatttttatcagctgatagcagttaaaattatggtaaaaaatacttttatctgtttttgataacttaatgcccaggaagaacatcttctctagacattaaatataacccaaatgttttattatgagcagatctgatgaaggtgtagacaagcagtctgcaaagtaaaacttgtttagagtccaaactcttactaaagcttttgaaaagaaaaaatggttgaattttgagaaatatccacaacaggggagcgagacctctgaaaaatgtatattttctctgaattcatagaataatgtgaagattctgggaaaagttgggattctgagattaaaatgtaaatctttctaatcataattctggcagtttttgtgtccttctgctgtggaaagtcgtgcaacatgaagatactgagaagatgcttacaacctgtatttttattccatccataaataaaatcatgagctatttttttaatccaaatttgatccaaagggccatcgttggttccagacccgttctagaacattcctctaatcttaaagtcatcatcagtttcttccttttaacaaatatttatttgttcaaatatttaatatttataactggaatatttgttcctccctttcccactgcagttagtcctgtcctgcaaccctgtttttgcagcttagtgaagccaaccatcactaaccggggggtggttttggacccagagatgcggatggactcccacattagccaggtggttagatcctgcttttcccggcttcgccagctaccaaagatgaagtccatcctgaaagacgtgtcatattttctccccaagccggacctgaccgtcatgtatcggtccaaaatagtgtgatgatattgtgttttttgtacataacagactttttaacagacaaatttgtcgcattctcctacacctcttcacgggctcgccacagtaaatattctatttggcaagagataaactttattgtatttatcctagtgaatctataattaaacgggtaaactagtattagcacatccaacatcaaagaaagtaaaatgttactatcaggagagggagaatgattaagtggttagcagcagtgttcaagccgatggccccctccatgaggccaccacagctcagcagaacatcgttgtagcttcttctggggagaaaaacacttagagaaaaaataaagttaacagctgaaatagcaggaaataatacagttaaagagcagattgtagaagaaagaaacccctgggttaaactggtctgtctactgcataatgctgaactctaacatgtgtcctcagggaaggacctgattggtgtccagaacctgctgaagaagcaccaggctctgcaggcttagatcacaggtcatgaacctcgcatcaaggctgtcacccagaaaggagagaccatggtggaagaaggtagagcaggtctggtcctgacatgtttctgaggtgtctgcaggttctggctcactttttttgggtccaggtcacttcgctggtgaggaagtgaagactaaactgtgggagcttcatggacgttgggacacgctgaaggccaaggcgtcccagaggaggcaggacctggaggactctctgcaggcccagcagtactttgcggatgctaatgaggccgagtcctggatgagggagaaggagcccatcgttggaagtccagactaagggaaagacgaggactcggccgaggtatggaagtcccttcctgagaaactccaatcgcttttctttgctctctttccagtccttcataattagtgtttctgtatttgtcatttccttcggttgtctaccagacgtcgttgctcgtttgagcgtctcatgggttaggggtagaagtgctggcctcgcacaggaagtgatgacaaacgtgttcccggcgctcttatttcaaacggtttacaagctgtgatgtgtgttcccgctgcagagcagccatgacacgtggcagccggcagaaggctcacgcttttccactaaacacccgcagagctgcgtctgcggtgaactgagcagggtttgttttacagtggcggatccgattggaccatcgctgcgagaaagctccacttgtgtcagacgagctgaaggttctgatgttctgctccacaggctctcctgaagaagcacgaggccctgatgtcggacctgtcggcttacggcagcagcatccaggccctgaaggagcaggcccagtcctgcagggtgagttcagaaccctcggcccgtcagaacattcttatccaccacgttctaacaccagacctgttaacccgacagcaacaaggtaatcagcaggtgcttttgtcctgcaggacctgaaggccaacgagtcccgcctgagggacatcaacaaggtggcatctgaactggagtcagaaggtctgatggctgaggaggctcctatggttcaggctcaggtgagcgtcacctgtctgcagcagctggtccctctcacttcctggtttaactctgctcgtctctgtttgtagcaacaagaacatctgggttctgctcctggaaaggtgcatgttgtcctccgcctccaccagaaccagacgtggtgtttatgttaccactcatttgtttgtttgtttacaggatgaagccgactctaacacggcgtcaccctagaaggtgagttcattcagctgatcagaggtcacctctgatggcagcagtcacggccgaccgtgctgacatcacacaggaattcaggtgacccggcaggcaccaggtgctggtgaaagtggggacatgtcagctggttgccatggctacagttatctttatgcatctgtatgactgctgactggtgtgtttcctgtgacctttgacctcagaccgtacggttgggcgttcagacgacggctatctttaattccatcaaggtaagaggaagctcttcccttcctgtctgagcgatccgtctccaggtttcctcgtccggcgtccagcccgctggcgtccaccttcatctcaccttcatctcatctcacttcatttatagtgcaatactttcacattatcattttcccacacttctgtatacctgtattttgttgtttttcaataaagaatgacaaattatttaagtttggtttttgttgcacacaaatatatatctgtaaaaaatatcttcaaagctaatgtttacataacaagtatgattgggttttgcaatacggcactcaagtttattttagtaagattttcaaaccaagtaaagaacacatttctattggctgctaagaaactgttgggatttaaaatgggcctgttgtacaaataacttgtaaatgattattcctcacttttgtcttaaccaaagaaattccagtaattgagcaaaaacatttatttttaacactacattttataaaacagggcacagtatcggcacatgtatgtatgtcgatggtccgccccaaccgaaccaggagacacagacgtcagggaggccaaggttgtctctgcagctctctgggcaccacgcctcactcagctgtccccaatgatccaaatggctatggaggaaaaaaaatgtaataaaagaatgaaacttaaaaactcccaaacctcatgtcatatttactaatcagctatggctgatttgtttggatcacagtgagttacactaattctaatatatttttatttctattatacatacatactttttaactgttattttcacatgactgttatcaggctcttgttctggttctgatgataattccgtgtcttccagtaagttatcttgtgcttacttcatctgtagaatgtctctttacttttggtaaattgtactgagtccagaataaaggctagctggctgtacaagatacaaacaagtattacgttttggaaatatatgaaacaccgccagcatctgttagagcctgtggcggggtgctgagggccggctccagcccaggaatgagctctacacgccggccgggagggtttgaaacaccgccatcctctcctctgctggctgttcattctgttatggttaccggtgcttgtgttgcaatgtgaaac
This sequence is a window from Nothobranchius furzeri strain GRZ-AD chromosome 14, NfurGRZ-RIMD1, whole genome shotgun sequence. Protein-coding genes within it:
- the LOC139062690 gene encoding uncharacterized protein isoform X1, whose translation is MSDLSAYGSSIQALKEQAQSCRDLKANESRLRDINKVASELESEGLMAEEAPMVQAQQQEHLGSAPGKVHVVLRLHQNQTWCLCYHSFVCLFTG
- the LOC139062690 gene encoding uncharacterized protein isoform X2 — its product is MSDLSAYGSSIQALKEQAQSCRDLKANESRLRDINKVASELESEGLMAEEAPMVQAQVSVTCLQQLVPLTSWFNSARLCL
- the LOC139062690 gene encoding spectrin alpha chain, non-erythrocytic 1-like isoform X3; this encodes MSDLSAYGSSIQALKEQAQSCRDLKANESRLRDINKVASELESEGLMAEEAPMVQAQQQEHLGSAPGKDEADSNTASP